In Triticum urartu cultivar G1812 chromosome 6, Tu2.1, whole genome shotgun sequence, the following proteins share a genomic window:
- the LOC125512215 gene encoding putative invertase inhibitor yields MAMQQIALLLLLLAAAHGLSVAVSPTPIINTTCAALAHSPNVTVHVDYEFCVRALSADPASSSATDARGLAAAAASLTVANLTSTEHIIADLVHNLGRCLTDYREINGMVRHALDDIRGGRGADASEKLLQVAKANAPAWYDLILIEGDAKRNPIDQENHNADFLSVIASGIAELMLHSHG; encoded by the coding sequence ATGGCGATGCAGCAGATCGCCCTCCTTCTCTTACTCCTCGCCGCCGCCCATGGCCTCTCCGTGGCCGTCAGCCCTACACCCATCATCAACACCACATGCGCTGCGCTCGCCCACAGCCCCAATGTCACAGTGCACGTCGACTACGAATTCTGCGTCCGCGCGCTTTCAGCCGACCCGGCGTCCTCGTCTGCCACGGACGCCCGCGGGCTAGCGGCGGCCGCGGCAAGCCTTACAGTCGCCAACCTAACGTCCACGGAGCACATCATCGCGGACCTCGTCCATAATCTGGGCCGTTGTCTTACTGACTACAGAGAGATTAACGGCATGGTGCGGCACGCGCTCGACGACATCCGAGGCGGGCGCGGCGCCGACGCTTCCGAGAAGCTTTTGCAAGTGGCAAAGGCAAACGCTCCTGCTTGGTACGACCTCATCTTGATAGAGGGAGACGCCAAGAGGAACCCCATAGATCAGGAGAACCATAACGCTGACTTCTTGTCCGTCATTGCCTCCGGAATTGCCGAGCTGATGCTGCATTCTCATGGATGA